A genomic segment from Aegilops tauschii subsp. strangulata cultivar AL8/78 chromosome 1, Aet v6.0, whole genome shotgun sequence encodes:
- the LOC109759799 gene encoding uncharacterized protein isoform X1 — protein MATAAEDVEAFLATCASSGDAEDVEAFLATCAASGDAAYDAAKAMLERLDAPTKYADPFPRPPLLRSRHPAPSRSQRSTWMISKRWTSLRLVLYGLVEIKFNGDGGCQAYGIRFSVYFLRMACLVSSTKLTLQVLTSFQIWFLLTVTIKMILIARYIHLQNWFYLFLMLLLEKMKKKTCQILCSHINVFLFTAWISLAHHEIYTGYVPMDYRECLKKMPMNGEWGYHVMLQAATDLLQGWRRHSGLEMAGEAELPCATLSTKGGKEHRQIESPVFSSRALDEADRAPSRDLHLVMAPSELCCLELHSVEVPGHPVSLCMSLSDRCSSRLRSSCGGCCMLKEGLVGSFGKKILNKITCTKILY, from the exons ATGGCTACGGCGGCGGAGGACGTGGAGGCGTTCCTGGCGACGTGCGCGTCGTCGGGGGACGCGGAGGACGTGGAGGCGTTCTTGGCGACGTGCGCGGCGTCGGGGGACGCGGCGTACGACGCAGCCAAGGCCATGCTGGAGCGGCTCGATGCGCCGACCAAGTACGCCGACCCCTTCCCACGGCCTCCTCTCCTAAGGTCGCGGCATCCGGCGCCGTCCAGATCCCAGAGGAGTACGTGGATGATTTCGAAGCGGTGGACTTCACTCAG GTTGGTGCTGTACGGCTTGGTTGAGATCAAATTCAACGGAGATGGCGGTTGTCAGGCCTATGGGATTCGATTTTCTGTTTACTTTTTGAGAATGGCATGTTTGGTATCCAGTACAAAACTTACTCTGCAAGTACTAACCTCTTTCCAAATTTGGTTCCTTCTTACAGTAACTATAAAAATGATTTTAATTGCTAGATATATACATCTACagaactggttctatctcttttTAATGTTGTTACTGGAGAAGATGAAGAAAAAAACTTGTCAGATCCTTTGTTCTCACATTAATGTATTTTTATTCACAGCTTGGATCTCATTGGCTCATCATGAGATATATACTGGATATGTCCCTATGGATTACAGAGAATGTCTTAAGAAGATGCCAAT GAATGGAGAGTGGGGTTATCATGTTATGCTGCAGGCTGCCACGGACTTG CTACAGGGCTGGAGGCGGCATTCGGGGTTGGAGATGGCAGGAGAAGCAGAGCTCCCTTGTGCCACTCTCTCTACAAAG GGAGGCAAGGAGCACCGGCAGATCGAGTCCCCAGTGTTTTCATCTAGGGCTCTCGACGAGGCAGATCGGGCCCCAAGTCGTGATCTTCATCTCGTGATGGCCCCGTCGGAGCTCTGCTGCCTGGAGCTCCACTCCGTCGAGGTTCCAGGTCACCCCGTCTCTCTCTGTATGTCTCTCTCTGACCGTTGCTCCTCCCGTCTTCGGAGCTCATGTGGGGGATGTTGTATGCTCAAGGAAGGATTGGTTGGTTCATTTGGTAAAAAAATTCTCAACAAAATCACATGTACCAAGATACTATACTGA
- the LOC109759799 gene encoding uncharacterized protein isoform X3: MATAAEDVEAFLATCASSGDAEDVEAFLATCAASGDAAYDAAKAMLERLDAPTKYADPFPRPPLLRSRHPAPSRSQRSTWMISKRWTSLRLVLYGLVEIKFNGDGGCQAYGIRFSVYFLRMACLVSSTKLTLQLGSHWLIMRYILDMSLWITENVLRRCQ; the protein is encoded by the exons ATGGCTACGGCGGCGGAGGACGTGGAGGCGTTCCTGGCGACGTGCGCGTCGTCGGGGGACGCGGAGGACGTGGAGGCGTTCTTGGCGACGTGCGCGGCGTCGGGGGACGCGGCGTACGACGCAGCCAAGGCCATGCTGGAGCGGCTCGATGCGCCGACCAAGTACGCCGACCCCTTCCCACGGCCTCCTCTCCTAAGGTCGCGGCATCCGGCGCCGTCCAGATCCCAGAGGAGTACGTGGATGATTTCGAAGCGGTGGACTTCACTCAG GTTGGTGCTGTACGGCTTGGTTGAGATCAAATTCAACGGAGATGGCGGTTGTCAGGCCTATGGGATTCGATTTTCTGTTTACTTTTTGAGAATGGCATGTTTGGTATCCAGTACAAAACTTACTCTGCAA CTTGGATCTCATTGGCTCATCATGAGATATATACTGGATATGTCCCTATGGATTACAGAGAATGTCTTAAGAAGATGCCAAT GA
- the LOC109759799 gene encoding uncharacterized protein isoform X2: protein MATAAEDVEAFLATCASSGDAEDVEAFLATCAASGDAAYDAAKAMLERLDAPTKYADPFPRPPLLRSRHPAPSRSQRSTWMISKRWTSLRLVLYGLVEIKFNGDGGCQAYGIRFSVYFLRMACLVSSTKLTLQVLTSFQIWFLLTVTIKMILIARYIHLQNWFYLFLMLLLEKMKKKTCQILCSHINVFLFTAWISLAHHEIYTGYVPMDYRECLKKMPMNGEWGYHVMLQAATDLLQGWRRHSGLEMAGEAELPCATLSTKVAPRSYS, encoded by the exons ATGGCTACGGCGGCGGAGGACGTGGAGGCGTTCCTGGCGACGTGCGCGTCGTCGGGGGACGCGGAGGACGTGGAGGCGTTCTTGGCGACGTGCGCGGCGTCGGGGGACGCGGCGTACGACGCAGCCAAGGCCATGCTGGAGCGGCTCGATGCGCCGACCAAGTACGCCGACCCCTTCCCACGGCCTCCTCTCCTAAGGTCGCGGCATCCGGCGCCGTCCAGATCCCAGAGGAGTACGTGGATGATTTCGAAGCGGTGGACTTCACTCAG GTTGGTGCTGTACGGCTTGGTTGAGATCAAATTCAACGGAGATGGCGGTTGTCAGGCCTATGGGATTCGATTTTCTGTTTACTTTTTGAGAATGGCATGTTTGGTATCCAGTACAAAACTTACTCTGCAAGTACTAACCTCTTTCCAAATTTGGTTCCTTCTTACAGTAACTATAAAAATGATTTTAATTGCTAGATATATACATCTACagaactggttctatctcttttTAATGTTGTTACTGGAGAAGATGAAGAAAAAAACTTGTCAGATCCTTTGTTCTCACATTAATGTATTTTTATTCACAGCTTGGATCTCATTGGCTCATCATGAGATATATACTGGATATGTCCCTATGGATTACAGAGAATGTCTTAAGAAGATGCCAAT GAATGGAGAGTGGGGTTATCATGTTATGCTGCAGGCTGCCACGGACTTG CTACAGGGCTGGAGGCGGCATTCGGGGTTGGAGATGGCAGGAGAAGCAGAGCTCCCTTGTGCCACTCTCTCTACAAAG GTCGCCCCTCGGAGCTACTCCTGA
- the LOC109759789 gene encoding uncharacterized protein produces the protein MKYVLVTGGVVSGLGKGVTASSIGVLLKACGLRVTSIKIDPYLNTDAGTMSPFEHGEVFVLDDGGEVDLDLGNYERFLDIKLTRDNNITTGKIYQAVINKERKGDYLGKTVQVVPHITDEIQDWIERVAMNPVDGTDKPADVCVIELGGTIGDIESMPFIEALGQFSYRVGPGNFCLVHVSLVPVLTVVGEQKTKPTQHSVRGLRGLGLMPDILACRSTQPLEENVKLKLSQFCQVPVSNIVNLHDVTNIWHIPLLLRDQRAHEAILKVLGLWCVGKVPQEPKLSEWTERASRFDKLKSPVRIAMVGKYTGISDSYLSILKALLHASVALDRKLVVDWVPSCDLEDSAAVETPDAYEKAWGLLKGANGVLVPGGFGDRGVQGKILAAKHARENNVPYLGICLGMQIAVIEYARSVMKLRDANSTEFDPAAKTPCVIFMPEGSKTHMGATMRLGSRRTFFQVNNCKSAKLYANANYVDERHRHRYEVNPDMVSEFEKAGLSFVGRDESGRRMEIIELPTHKFFVGTQFHPEFNSRPGKPSPLFLGLIAASSGQLEHLLQRTSGAVSSPTRCIAGPGAPKTKLRMNGLVSTYFANGSSIHI, from the exons ATGAAGTATGTGCTGGTGACCGGCGGCGTGGTGAGCGGCCTGGGCAAGGGCGTGACGGCCAGCAGCATCGGCGTCCTCCTCAAGGCCTGCGGCCTCCGCGTCACCTCCATCAAGATCG ATCCCTACCTCAACACCGATGCCGGAACCATGTCCCCCTTCGAGCACGGCGAGGTCTTCGTCCTCGACGACGGCGGCGAG gtggacttggatcttggAAATTACGAGCGGTTTCTGGACATCAAGCTGACTCgcgacaacaacataaccactgGAAAGATCTACCAG GCTGTTATTAACAAAGAACGAAAAGGAGACTACCTGGGAAAAACTGTTCAG GTTGTGCCGCACATTACCGATGAAATACAAGACTGGATTGAACGTGTGGCGATGAATCCGGTTGATGGCACAGATAAGCCAGCTGATGTTTGTGTCATTGAACTTGGTGGCACTATAG GGGACATCGAATCAATGCCTTTTATCGAAGCATTGGGTCAATTTTCGTACCGCGTAG GACCTGGAAACTTTTGCCTGGTTCATGTTAGTCTTGTACCAGTTCTAACTGTAGTTGGTGAACAG AAAACAAAGCCTACCCAGCATAGTGTCCGCGGACTAAGAGGACTTGGGTTGATGCCTGATATCTTGGCATGCCGCAGTACTCAG CCACTGGAAGAAAATGTGAAACTGAAACTCTCGCAGTTTTGCCAAGTTCCG GTTTCAAACATCGTTAATCTCCATGATGTAACAAACATCTGGCACATCCCTTTGTTGCTCAGG GATCAGAGAGCCCATGAAGCTATTTTGAAGGTTCTGGGCCTTTGGTG TGTGGGGAAAGTGCCTCAAGAACCTAAGTTGTCTGAatggactgaaagagccagcagATTCGACAAACTGAAATCTCCG GTCAGGATTGCCATGGTTGGAAAATATACCGGCATATCGGATTCCTACCTGTCTATTTTGAAG GCTCTTCTGCATGCGTCGGTTGCTTTGGACAGGAAACTGGTAGTGGACTGGGTTCCTTCATGTGATCTTGAAGATTCTGCTGCTGTAGAG ACGCCTGATGCCTATGAGAAAGCATGGGGTCTACTAAAG GGTGCAAACGGCGTACTAGTTCCGGGAGGTTTTGGAGACAGAGGTGTCCAGGGAAAAATTCTTGCTGCAAAACATGCGCGAGAAAACAACGTTCCGTATCTCGGCATTTGCTTGGGCATGCAAATTGCAGTGATCGAGTATGCGCGTTCTGTCATGAAGCTGCGTGATGCTAATAGCACGGAGTTTGATCCAGCTGCAAAAACACCATGTGTTATCTTCATGCCAGAG GGCTCCAAAACTCACATGGGTGCAACGATGCGCCTCGGTTCAAGGAGGACATTTTTCCAGGTCAACAACTGCAAATCTGCTAAACT GTATGCCAATGCTAACTATGTAGACGAACGACACCGCCACAGATACGAG GTGAATCCTGACATGGTCTCAGAATTTGAGAAAGCAGGGCTTTCTTTCGTGGGCAGGGATGAAAGCGGGAGACGCATGGAG ATTATTGAGCTACCAACTCATAAGTTTTTCGTGGGCACGCAATTTCATCCTGAATTTAACTCTAGGCCTGGAAAGCCATCACCACTTTTCTTAG GATTGATCGCTGCGTCGTCTGGACAGCTAGAGCACCTGCTTCAGCGTACTTCCGGTGCTGTCAGCTCACCGACCAGGTGCATCGCCGGTCCCGGAGCCCCTAAGACGAAGTTAAGGATGAACGGCCTGGTGTCGACGTACTTCGCGAATGGCAGCAGTATTCACATCTAG